One Amaranthus tricolor cultivar Red isolate AtriRed21 chromosome 1, ASM2621246v1, whole genome shotgun sequence DNA window includes the following coding sequences:
- the LOC130798865 gene encoding actin-depolymerizing factor 5-like encodes MAMAFKMATTGMQVTEECKTSFMEMKWKKVHRYIVFKIDEKSGGFTVDKVGAAGEGYDDLAASLPDDDCRYAVFDFDFVTVDNCRKSKIFFIAWAPSASRIRAKMLYATSKDGIRRALDGIHYELQATEPSEMGFDIIQDRAK; translated from the exons ATGGCTATGGCGTTCAAGATG GCGACAACAGGGATGCAAGTAACAGAGGAATGCAAGACTTCATTCATGGAGATGAAATGGAAGAAAGTTCATCGATACATCGTTTTTAAGATCGATGAAAAGTCCGGAGGATTCACCGTCGATAAAGTCGGTGCTGCCGGTGAAGGTTACGACGACCTTGCTGCTTCACTTCCTGACGATGATTGTCGCTATgctgtttttgattttgattttgttacgGTCGATAATTGTCGTAAGAGCAAGATCTTCTTCATCGCTTG GGCACCCTCAGCATCAAGGATTAGAGCAAAAATGTTATATGCAACATCAAAGGATGGAATTAGGAGGGCTTTAGATGGAATTCATTATGAACTGCAAGCAACTGAACCTAGTGAGATGGGATTTGATATCATCCAAGACCGTGCCAAATGA